The uncultured Methanomethylovorans sp. genome contains a region encoding:
- the thiC gene encoding phosphomethylpyrimidine synthase ThiC, translating to MTLMEDAKKGIITPQIQEVAKAEGIDPDLVRSCVAKGIIAIPDNPARDSRHVGIGRYMSTKINANIGTSRDYIHLEEEIEKAKTAEKFGADALMDLSTGGDLDSIRSMIMKAVHIPIGSVPIYQAASSKKAVVDMTSDDMFNAVRKHAKDGVDFVTVHAGVNLNSMERIKKGERITEVVSRGGAFTLAWMLHNQEDNPFYTEYDYLLEIAYEHDMAVSLGDGMRPGCIHDASDGAMFTEIVTLGELVKRARAVNVQSFVEGPGHVPINEIETCVKTMKSLCLDAPVYLLGPLVTDIAPGYDHITGAIGGTLAGMYGADFLCMTTPSEHLALPSVSDIREGTIVTRIAAHAADIAKEGQRERARAIDDKMSHARHKLDWEEQYRLAIDGEKARSIRESRVTGSDACSMCGDLCAMKIVKKAFSKEE from the coding sequence ATGACACTGATGGAAGATGCAAAAAAAGGGATCATAACTCCTCAGATACAGGAAGTAGCCAAAGCAGAAGGTATTGATCCGGACCTTGTACGTTCCTGTGTGGCAAAAGGCATCATTGCCATACCTGATAACCCTGCAAGGGATTCAAGGCATGTTGGGATTGGCAGGTATATGAGTACTAAAATCAATGCGAATATTGGTACCTCCAGAGATTATATTCATCTAGAAGAAGAAATCGAAAAAGCAAAAACTGCAGAAAAGTTCGGTGCCGATGCTCTCATGGACCTTTCTACGGGTGGGGATCTGGATAGTATACGTTCCATGATAATGAAAGCTGTTCATATTCCTATAGGTTCTGTACCTATATACCAGGCAGCTTCATCTAAAAAAGCAGTTGTAGATATGACATCCGATGACATGTTCAATGCTGTAAGGAAGCATGCAAAGGACGGAGTGGATTTTGTAACGGTACACGCAGGTGTTAACCTCAATTCCATGGAACGGATAAAGAAAGGCGAGAGAATTACTGAAGTTGTGAGCCGTGGAGGAGCATTTACCCTTGCATGGATGTTGCATAACCAGGAAGATAATCCATTTTATACGGAGTATGATTACCTTTTGGAAATAGCCTATGAGCACGATATGGCTGTGAGTCTTGGAGATGGGATGAGGCCAGGATGCATTCACGATGCTTCAGATGGAGCTATGTTTACTGAAATTGTCACGTTGGGTGAACTTGTTAAAAGAGCACGTGCTGTAAATGTGCAATCCTTTGTGGAAGGTCCGGGACATGTTCCGATAAATGAAATTGAAACATGTGTAAAGACCATGAAGAGTCTTTGCCTTGATGCACCTGTTTACCTTTTGGGTCCTCTTGTAACTGATATAGCACCTGGCTATGACCATATTACGGGTGCTATTGGCGGTACTCTTGCAGGTATGTATGGTGCGGATTTCCTGTGCATGACCACTCCTTCCGAGCATCTGGCACTTCCAAGTGTGAGTGACATAAGAGAAGGGACTATTGTCACAAGAATTGCAGCGCATGCCGCAGACATTGCAAAAGAAGGGCAAAGGGAAAGGGCACGTGCAATAGATGATAAAATGTCACATGCACGCCATAAACTTGATTGGGAAGAGCAGTACAGGCTGGCCATTGACGGAGAAAAGGCCCGCAGTATCAGGGAAAGCCGTGTCACAGGCAGCGATGCCTGTTCGATGTGCGGAGATCTCTGTGCAATGAAAATAGTGAAAAAGGCTTTCTCAAAAGAAGAATAA
- a CDS encoding DUF5658 family protein produces MTQSVEKSLLVYGVDLYRFLKDIKFVLLFYVIGDLLTTICAIETGLAYEGNPVVSTFASMHGLYSIVLFKILFILALLGSYAYIICFSAGKHNDQTFAWDALRHTLAIMGVLIILNNLLVMGGYSSPVYLVLSYTSSLLN; encoded by the coding sequence ATGACCCAAAGTGTTGAAAAGAGTTTATTAGTTTACGGTGTGGATCTTTACAGATTCCTGAAGGATATAAAATTCGTCCTGTTATTCTATGTAATAGGCGATCTCCTGACCACGATATGCGCCATAGAAACTGGTCTTGCATATGAAGGAAATCCTGTTGTATCCACATTCGCTTCTATGCATGGGCTCTATAGCATCGTACTGTTCAAGATATTATTTATACTGGCACTGCTGGGAAGCTATGCTTATATCATTTGCTTTTCTGCAGGAAAACACAATGATCAAACCTTTGCATGGGATGCACTTAGACATACCCTTGCAATAATGGGAGTATTGATAATACTCAATAACTTGCTTGTAATGGGAGGATATTCAAGTCCTGTCTATCTGGTCTTAAGTTACACCTCCAGCCTTTTAAATTAA
- a CDS encoding MarC family protein, protein MNDLAFLTYTFISIFVIVNPISGVVTFISLTSHMTFEDKNILAKKAVFLACIIALFFAVTGNLMLDLFGINVDSLRIAGGILLFRVALDMMFAKVSGESITENEISESQDRSDIWIFPISLPLLTGPGTITTVIVLMGSTASVGQKFLVILSILLTFFVCMVIFLSSRRIYTHIGYTGMLVFTRIMGLFLAALAADFVTTGIWNVYRALSAGA, encoded by the coding sequence ATGAATGACTTAGCCTTTCTCACATACACTTTTATTTCGATCTTCGTGATCGTAAATCCCATTAGCGGAGTTGTCACTTTCATATCCCTTACCAGCCACATGACTTTTGAGGATAAAAATATCCTTGCAAAAAAGGCTGTGTTCCTTGCCTGTATTATAGCTCTTTTCTTTGCTGTTACGGGTAATTTAATGTTGGACCTTTTTGGCATCAATGTGGATTCGCTGCGTATTGCAGGTGGCATACTGTTGTTTCGCGTAGCATTGGATATGATGTTCGCAAAGGTATCGGGGGAAAGTATCACTGAGAACGAGATAAGTGAATCACAGGATCGTTCTGATATATGGATATTTCCGATTTCATTGCCACTATTAACAGGTCCGGGAACTATTACCACGGTCATTGTTCTTATGGGAAGTACTGCTTCCGTTGGGCAGAAGTTTCTTGTAATACTCAGCATATTGCTCACATTCTTTGTGTGCATGGTAATATTCCTCTCCTCCAGGCGTATCTATACCCATATAGGATACACCGGTATGCTCGTATTCACAAGGATAATGGGACTATTCCTTGCAGCGTTGGCTGCAGACTTTGTGACAACAGGTATCTGGAATGTTTATAGAGCTCTGTCGGCAGGGGCTTGA
- a CDS encoding cation-transporting P-type ATPase — MSERTGEYIGRIKGDEHQASLDELFERFNSSYSGLKQEEVVRRLAEYGPNVLEDTGKESPLHKYLKQFWNFFSILLAVGSVLAFIAEWLSPGQGNIYIGIALLVVVILNSTFTFIQEYQAEKIMASFRQLIPPKAKVLRNGKTEEILAFEIVTGDVILLEEGDKVPADGRLIEENSLKVDNSPITGEAEPQLRSLRCTHPDILECRNMVFSGTLVQTGNGKAIVFGTGANTQIGRLAILTKRTSSVETPLRKELNSFIKVISSIAIFLGISFFFVGFFVQDTFLLNLIFAIGIIVANVPEGLLPTVTLALSLASRRMAKRNALIKQLESVETLGSTTVICTDKTGTLTQNKMAVNSVFTGEGYLNVKEKQKPSETLIRVAGLCNNSRIIEEPPGYKGDPTEGSLLVYVNQSNDEEKLKLVYPRLQEYPFDSKKERMQVICSTPVGTMESYLKGAPEVVMNMCSQILTADGILPLDETSAELIMNEHISMAESGERVLALAFREAVDVREYENDFIFLGLVGVVDPPRPEAKEAIRRCHMAGIKVVMITGDHPVTATSIARKVGLYDDEKELELIIGSELAELSSQELAGRLKAPSIIFARTSPVQKLKIVQAFQAAGEIVTMTGDGVNDAPAMKNADMGVAMGSGTDVAREAADMVLLDDNFATIVNAVEEGRNVFDNIKKFIAYILTSNVPEILPFIAFVLLALPLPMNVQLILAIDLGTDILPALALAVERGEGDIMHRSPRSKDEKLLTSQVLFTSYGIKGPIEAIAGFFCYFAVLRDGGWVFGQDLPFTDPLYMQAITAFFAAVIVCQIANVFTSRTRRQSVLTKGFFGNKMILLGIASELTILTFIVFNPLVNIVFNTAPISMKYILMAVPFAIILLFVDELRKLGVRKNVKIVRKLMEW, encoded by the coding sequence ATGAGTGAGAGAACTGGGGAATATATTGGACGGATAAAGGGTGATGAGCATCAGGCATCCCTCGATGAACTGTTCGAACGTTTTAACAGCAGTTATTCAGGACTGAAACAGGAAGAAGTTGTTCGAAGGCTGGCAGAATATGGACCAAATGTGCTGGAAGACACCGGAAAGGAAAGTCCTCTGCACAAATACCTTAAACAATTCTGGAATTTCTTTTCAATTTTGCTCGCAGTTGGTTCAGTACTTGCTTTTATTGCAGAGTGGCTTTCTCCAGGGCAAGGAAACATTTACATTGGCATAGCATTACTTGTTGTAGTTATCCTTAATAGTACCTTCACTTTTATTCAGGAATACCAGGCAGAGAAGATCATGGCGAGCTTTCGTCAGTTAATCCCTCCAAAAGCTAAAGTGCTCAGGAACGGTAAGACAGAAGAAATACTTGCCTTTGAGATAGTTACCGGGGATGTGATCCTACTTGAAGAAGGAGACAAAGTCCCTGCCGATGGGCGACTCATAGAAGAGAATTCACTTAAAGTGGATAATTCACCTATAACAGGAGAAGCTGAGCCACAGTTGCGTTCTCTTAGGTGTACCCATCCTGATATACTTGAATGCAGGAATATGGTATTTTCCGGTACATTAGTACAGACAGGTAATGGTAAAGCTATCGTTTTCGGTACAGGCGCAAATACTCAGATAGGTCGTCTGGCGATCCTTACTAAACGTACTTCTTCGGTAGAAACTCCCTTGAGAAAGGAACTAAACAGTTTCATCAAAGTTATCTCATCGATAGCTATTTTTTTGGGTATATCTTTCTTCTTTGTAGGCTTCTTTGTGCAGGATACTTTCCTGCTCAACCTGATTTTTGCTATCGGTATAATTGTGGCAAATGTCCCGGAAGGCTTACTTCCGACAGTGACTCTTGCTTTGAGCCTTGCTTCCAGAAGAATGGCAAAAAGAAATGCACTCATAAAACAACTCGAATCCGTGGAGACCTTGGGTTCCACAACTGTGATCTGTACCGATAAAACCGGTACGCTTACTCAGAACAAGATGGCTGTAAACTCGGTCTTTACAGGAGAAGGCTATCTTAACGTCAAAGAAAAGCAAAAACCTTCTGAAACTCTGATAAGGGTTGCTGGTCTATGCAACAATTCAAGGATCATAGAAGAACCACCCGGTTATAAAGGGGATCCAACAGAAGGTTCTTTGTTAGTTTACGTAAACCAGTCCAATGATGAAGAAAAACTAAAGCTGGTCTATCCCCGGTTACAGGAATATCCTTTCGATTCAAAGAAAGAAAGGATGCAGGTTATTTGTTCCACGCCTGTAGGCACAATGGAATCTTACCTAAAAGGTGCACCCGAAGTCGTCATGAATATGTGCAGCCAGATACTGACAGCAGATGGTATACTACCCCTTGATGAAACAAGTGCCGAGTTGATTATGAATGAGCACATCTCCATGGCAGAGTCAGGTGAAAGGGTGCTTGCTTTGGCTTTCAGGGAAGCTGTAGATGTAAGGGAATATGAAAATGATTTTATTTTCCTTGGGCTTGTGGGTGTAGTGGATCCTCCGCGGCCTGAAGCAAAGGAAGCCATCCGTAGATGTCACATGGCAGGGATAAAAGTTGTCATGATCACTGGGGATCATCCTGTAACTGCCACTTCAATTGCCCGAAAAGTAGGACTATACGATGATGAGAAAGAACTTGAGCTCATAATAGGTTCTGAACTTGCTGAACTGTCTTCTCAGGAACTTGCAGGCAGGCTCAAGGCTCCAAGTATAATCTTTGCCAGAACATCTCCAGTACAAAAACTCAAGATAGTCCAGGCTTTTCAGGCTGCCGGGGAAATTGTCACCATGACAGGTGATGGTGTCAATGATGCACCTGCTATGAAAAATGCTGATATGGGGGTAGCTATGGGCAGTGGCACAGATGTTGCGAGAGAAGCAGCTGATATGGTGTTGCTGGATGATAATTTCGCGACCATAGTAAACGCAGTTGAAGAAGGCCGGAATGTGTTCGATAATATCAAGAAGTTCATTGCCTACATCCTCACAAGCAACGTACCTGAAATATTACCTTTTATTGCTTTTGTACTGCTGGCATTGCCTTTGCCCATGAATGTACAGTTGATACTGGCTATTGATCTTGGTACCGATATATTGCCTGCACTTGCTCTGGCTGTAGAAAGGGGGGAAGGGGATATCATGCATCGTTCACCAAGGTCGAAGGATGAGAAACTGTTAACTTCTCAAGTGCTATTCACGTCCTACGGTATCAAAGGTCCTATTGAAGCTATAGCCGGATTTTTCTGTTATTTCGCAGTACTACGGGATGGAGGTTGGGTTTTCGGACAAGATCTACCATTTACTGATCCGCTTTACATGCAGGCTATCACAGCTTTCTTTGCTGCTGTTATCGTCTGTCAGATAGCCAATGTCTTTACATCCCGCACAAGGCGGCAGTCTGTACTTACAAAAGGATTTTTCGGTAACAAGATGATACTCCTTGGAATAGCTAGTGAATTAACAATACTTACTTTTATCGTCTTTAATCCTCTCGTCAATATTGTCTTTAATACAGCTCCCATCTCCATGAAATATATTCTTATGGCAGTTCCCTTTGCTATTATATTGTTGTTCGTGGACGAACTGAGAAAACTGGGTGTAAGGAAGAATGTGAAGATCGTGAGAAAACTTATGGAATGGTAA